The following proteins are co-located in the Solanum pennellii chromosome 8, SPENNV200 genome:
- the LOC107026907 gene encoding probable thiol methyltransferase 2: protein MRTHLSTCYGLLFNTLPLASPLSRLTMARSNTSKPKVDKIQQLLHSDPSGGWDKCWEKGVTPWDLGQPTPILVHLHQTGTLPKGRALVPGCGSGHDVVAIASPERFVVGLDVSENAIKQATKLFSSSKSAENFVFLEADFFSWRPTQLFDLIFDYTFFCAIEPEMRSRWASRIRDLLKPDGELITLIFPISDHEGGPPYKVSVSDYEEVLHPMGIRAESIVENHLAIPPRRGREKLGRWKRSICKSLL from the exons ATGAGAACCCATTTGTCTACCTGCTATGGCCTTCTCTTCAACACTTTGCCTCTAGCTTCTCCGCTCAGCAGACTAACCATGGCAAGAAGCAATACATCAAAGCCTAAAGTCGACAAAATTCAACAGCTACTTCATTCTGACCCTTCTG GTGGTTGGGATAAATGTTGGGAGAAAGGAGTGACACCTTGGGATTTGGGTCAGCCTACCCCAATTCTTGTTCATCTTCATCAAACAGGTACCCTTCCTAAAGGCAGGGCTCTGGTCCCTGGTTGTGGCAGt GGTCATGATGTGGTGGCAATTGCTAGCCCTGAACGCTTTGTTGTTGGCTTGGATGTATCAGAAAATGCTATTAAGCAAGCTACAAAA CTGTTCTCATCATCAAAAAGTGCGGAGAATTTTGTTTTCCTGGAGGCAGATTTCTTCTCCTGGCGTCCCACTCAATTGTTTGATCTTATCTTTGACTACAC TTTCTTTTGTGCCATTGAGCCAGAGATGAGATCAAGATGGGCCAGTAGAATTCGAGATCTTCTAAAACCAGATGGGGAGCTTATAACACTGATTTTTCCG ATAAGTGACCATGAAGGCGGGCCTCCATATAAAGTATCAGTTTCCGA TTATGAAGAAGTCTTGCATCCGATGGGGATCAGGGCAGAGTCAATTGTGGAGAATCACTTGGCTATTCCACCGCGGAGA GGAAGAGAAAAGCTGGGAAGGTGGAAGAGATCAATATGCAAGTCCTTGCTCTAA
- the LOC107027439 gene encoding uncharacterized protein LOC107027439, which yields MAPKDGNESDNGEIQNKMTSQETGTTEEIKALKQQMVSTSDPIYPPGFGPYANTSNVVGTSMVRPSNTPVISNPLFVSTAPTNSVPQPMMVPKSNSDPLPKVRRDHSYTLEETIKIRSSHSHIHQYSSPVEIEKMVKNEEHKEMTKKMKSLEQSIRDMQGLGGHIGISFSDLCMFPHVHLPASFKTPKFEKYDGHGDPIAHLKRYCNQLRGAEGKEELLMAYFGESFVGIASEWFIDQDITNWHTWDDLARCFVQQFQYNIVIVPDRSLLANTRKKTTENFREYAIRWREQAARVKPPMKESEMIDIFLLAQEPDYFHYLLSAVGKTFAEVIKVGEMVKNGIKSGKIVNQAVLKATTQVLQNGCGNIGGKKRREDVATIVSAPRTHVQDNSPQHYCPSQAPQYSVPYTPYHVFNAQPIEPPSYPQWRAPTPQNHPPPPHKFIKIVLEFLSVLDHNTRREMALKMSSLLLGSRHNIERCWYLKRAIQDLTESNRIIVESPSGPNINQNPLPRHTKTNMLEMMKGHEEFASPYKPILKVGTGIEKSANVVDLTKMMPFGEESRLEKLSPSNRPILTVKGALEDVWGSPSKAKLFVPKRPNKPILIVQGAHIPPVIIRPVSQLPMTNPKVVPWNYDPTVVTYKGKEIDEEIDEVGGITLSG from the exons ATGGCCCCCAAAGACGGAAATGAATCGGACAATGGTGAGATCCAAAATAAGATGACTTCACAAGAAACAGGGACAACAGAAGAGATAAAGGCGTTAAAACAACAAATG GTGTCGACAAGCGATCCGATATATCCCCCTGGATTTGGCCCCTATGCTAACACATCCAATGTCGTTGGAACTTCTATGGTGCGCCCTTCGAATACGCCTGTGATAAGTAATCCACTCTTTGTGTCAACTGCCCCGACTAACAGCGTCCCGCAACCAATGATGGTGCCCAAATCCAACAGCGATCCTCTGCCCAAAGTTCGGCGTGATCACAGTTACACTCTTGAAGAGACCATTAAAATTCGAAGCTCTCATTCCCACATTCATCAATATAGTTCCCCTGTCGAAATTGAGAAGATGGTCAAGAATGAGGAACATAAAGAAATGactaagaaaatgaagagtttggaaCAGAGTATAAGAGATATGCAAGGACTAGGAGGCCACATAGGCATCTCGTTCAGTGACTTATGTATGTTTCCTCACGTCCATTTGCCTGCTAGTTTTAAAACTCCAAAGTTTGAGAAATATGATGGTCACGGAGACCCCATAGCTCATCTAAAGAGATATTGCAACCAATTGAGGGGTGCAGAGGGCAAAGAAGAGTTACTCATGGCCTATTTTGGGGAAAGCTTCGTAGGGATTGCATCTGAATGGTTCATAGATCAGGATATCACCAACTGGCACACATGGGATGATTTGGCTCGATGTTTTGTACAGCAATTCCAATATAATATTGTCATTGTGCCAGATCGCTCCTTGTTAGCCAACACGAGGAAAAAGACCACGGAAAATTTTCGTGAATATGCTATCAGGTGGAGGGAACAAGCTGCTAGGGTTAAACCACCAATGAAGGAGTCAGAGATGATTGACATTTTTCTCCTGGCGCAAGAACCTGATTACTTTCACTATCTGCTTTCTGCCGTCGGGAAGACATTCGCTGAAGTTATTAAGGTAGGGGAAATGGTGAAAAATGGCATCAAGTCTGGAAAGATTGTAAATCAAGCTGTCTTAAAAGCCACAACACAAGTGCTTCAAAATGGTTGTGGAAATATTGGAGGGAAGAAGAGAAGGGAGGATGTGGCCACTATTGTATCAGCGCCTAGGACTCATGTTCAAGATAATTCCCCACAACATTATTGTCCTTCCCAAGCTCCACAATATTCTGTCCCATACACTCCATATCATGTTTTTAATGCACAACCAATTGAACCCCCTTCTTATCCACAATGGCGTGCACCAACTCCACAAAATCATCCACCACCCCCCCACAAGTTCATCAAAATAGTGCTAGAATTCCTTTCCGTCCTAGACCACAATACAAGAAGGGAAATGGCGTTAAAGATGAGTTCACTCCTATTGGGGAGTC GGCACAACATAGAGAGATGTTGGTATTTGAAAAGGGCCATTCAGGATTTGACCGAATCTAATCGAATTATAGTTGAAAGTCCGAGTGGACCCAACATCAATCAAAATCCATTGCCGAGGCATACTAAAACAAACATGCTAGAAATGATGAAGGGTCATGAAGAGTTTGCATCTCCGTATAAGCCAATCCTTAAGGTTGGAACTGGCATTGAGAAGTCggcaaatgttgttgatttaacaaaaatgatgCCTTTCGGGGAGGAAAGTAGGTTAGAAAAGTTGAGTCCATCAAACAGGCCCATCTTAACTGTGAAAGGAGCCCTTGAAGATGTTTGGGGAAGTCCGAGTAAGGCAAAATTGTTTGTCCCAAAAAGGCCAAACAAGCCTATCTTGATCGTGCAAGGGGCCCATATTCCTCCTGTGATTATCAGGCCAGTATCCCAGCTCCCAATGACTAACCCCAAAGTTGTTCCTTGGAATTATGATCCTACTGTCGTGACATACAAGggaaaagaaattgatgaagaaatagaTGAAGTAGGAGGAATAACCCTTTCAGGATGA
- the LOC114073933 gene encoding uncharacterized protein LOC114073933: MSLLGRLNYISRFIAQLTTTCEPIFKLLKKNATVEWTEECREAFERIKNYLSNPPVLVPPEPGRPLILYMSVLDNSFGCVLGQHDDTGKKERAIYYLSKKFTVYEAKYTLLERTCCALTWVAQKLKHYLSSYTTYLISRMDPLKYIFQKPMPTGRLAKWQILLTEFDIIYITRTAMKAQALADHLAENPIDEEYEPLKTYFPDEEISCIDEFIHDNNQGWKLLFHGASNRKGVGIGVVLMSESGEYYPISAQLRFYCTNNMSEYEACIFGMRLAVDMGIQELLVLGDSDLLVHQIQGEWETQDPKLIPYQHCLQGLCQQFVLIKFRHIPRVHNEIADALATLSSMLQHPDDAHIDPLYIQIRDQHAYCNMIEEEFDGKPWFHDIKTYLQSGECPSDVTSNQKRTIRRLARGFFLSGGILY; this comes from the coding sequence ATGAGCCTTCTAGGAAGGTTAAACTACATCAGCAGATTCATTGCTCAACTCACAACAACTTGTGAGCCTATCTTTAAGTTGTTGAAAAAGAATGCCACAGTCGAGTGGACCGAAGAATGTCGAGAAGCTTTTGAAAGAATTAAGAATTACCTATCGAATCCCCCTGTGTTGGTTCCTCCCGAGCCGGGAAGACctttgatattgtatatgtcaGTACTGGATAATTCTTTTGGTTGTGTACTGGGTCAGCATGATGACACTGGGAAGAAAGAGCGGGCCATTTATTACCTCAGCAAGAAGTTTACCGTTTACGAAGCGAAGTACACCCTTCTTGAAAGAACGTGTTGTGCCCTAACTTGGGTAGCACAGAAGTTGAAACATTATCTTTCATCTTACACTACTTATCTCATCTCTCGTATGGATccgttgaaatatatttttcaaaagcccATGCCCACAGGCAGGCTTGCGAAATGGCAAATATTGCTCACAGAGTTTGACATTATCTATATAACGCGGACCGCAATGAAAGCTCAAGCATTGGCAGATCATTTGGCAGAGAACCCtattgatgaagaatatgaaccaCTTAAAACCTATTTTCCAGATGAAGAGATATCTTGTATCGATGAATTTATTCACGATAACAATCAAGGTTGGAAGTTATTATTTCATGGTGCCTCAAACAGGAAAGGAGTTGGAATAGGAGTTGTTCTTATGTCTGAATCAGGGGAATATTACCCTATATCAGCCCAACTTAGATTCTATTGTACTAATAATATGTCTGAGTATGAAGCGTGCATTTTTGGTATGAGGTTAGCTGTTGACATGGGCATCCAAGAATTGTTAGTGTTAGGAGACTCAGACTTACtagttcatcaaattcaaggagaatgggAAACTCAAGACCCAAAGCTCATACCATATCAACATTGTTTACAAGGTCTTTGTCAACAATTCGTGTTGATAAAGTTTAGACACATTCCCAGAGTGCACAATGAGATTGCAGATGCATTGGCCACTTTATCTTCGATGCTCCAACACCCTGATGACGCTCATATCGACCCTTTATACATACAAATTCGTGATCAACATGCTTATTGCAACATGATTGAGGAGGAATTTGACGGTAAGCCTTGGTTTCATGATATCAAAACATATCTTCAGTCTGGAGAATGTCCGTCGGATGTAACCAGTAATCAAAAAAGGACTATTCGACGACTAGCAAGGGGTTTTTTCTTAAGCGGAGGCATACTATACTAG